The following proteins are co-located in the Leptolyngbya sp. 'hensonii' genome:
- the hisF gene encoding imidazole glycerol phosphate synthase subunit HisF: MLAKRILPCLDVKAGRVVKGVNFVNLRDAGDPVELAQAYNLAGADELVFLDITATHEDRDIIFDVVYRTAEQVFIPLTVGGGIQNLDTIKKLLRAGADKVSINSAAVRDPDLINRASDRFGRQCIVVAIDARRRPDPENPGWDVYVRGGRENTGVDVIAWAREAEQRGAGELLVTSMDADGTQAGYDLALTRTIADQVQIPVVASGGAGTCEHIAAALTEGRAEAALLASLLHYGQLTVAQIKTHLSEQRVPVRL, translated from the coding sequence ATGCTGGCAAAACGAATTCTGCCCTGTCTGGATGTCAAGGCGGGGCGTGTGGTTAAAGGGGTGAATTTTGTTAACCTCCGGGATGCTGGTGACCCGGTGGAACTGGCCCAGGCTTACAATCTGGCTGGGGCGGATGAACTGGTTTTTCTGGATATCACAGCCACCCACGAAGACCGGGACATTATTTTTGATGTGGTCTATCGCACGGCTGAACAGGTGTTTATCCCTCTGACAGTGGGGGGCGGAATTCAAAATCTGGATACCATCAAAAAGCTCTTGAGAGCTGGAGCTGATAAGGTCAGTATTAATTCTGCGGCTGTGCGGGATCCAGATTTGATTAACCGGGCCAGCGATCGCTTTGGCAGGCAATGTATTGTGGTCGCGATCGATGCCCGTCGTCGGCCTGATCCTGAAAATCCTGGCTGGGATGTGTACGTGCGCGGAGGGCGGGAGAATACGGGGGTGGATGTGATCGCCTGGGCCAGGGAGGCAGAGCAACGGGGAGCCGGAGAATTGCTTGTGACCAGCATGGATGCAGACGGTACCCAGGCTGGCTATGATCTGGCCCTGACTCGGACGATCGCGGATCAGGTGCAGATTCCTGTTGTGGCCTCTGGTGGGGCGGGCACCTGTGAACATATCGCAGCTGCACTAACGGAGGGGCGGGCGGAAGCGGCTCTGCTGGCTTCTTTGCTCCACTACGGTCAACTCACGGTGGCCCAAATTAAAACCCATCTCTCAGAACAGCGGGTGCCGGTCCGTCTCTAG